Genomic segment of Methanobrevibacter arboriphilus JCM 13429 = DSM 1125:
TTAGAAATTTAATAGTTTAAAATTCTAAGGTTTAAGAATTTAAAATTTAAAAAAGTTTAAGAGGGTTTTATATGATATTAAACTGGCAAAAAGAGATAACAAATATTGATCCTGGAATGAAATTTAGAAGTGAAGGTGGCTGGCTTAAAACCATTGAAAAATTAGATAAAAGTGTTTCTAATGGATATTCATTAGTTGGAGATTTTGTAAAATCTGGTGATTTTGAAGAAGATTATTCAGAAGGATTATATTTAGATTGTAATAAAGAACAAGGAAAAAAGAAAAAACAACAAACTGATTATCGATTATTTAGATTAGCTAATGGTCAATTAAGACTTTTAGATATGATTATTGATGGAGAAGCCAGTTGGGCATGTGAATTTTGGGATACAATAGAAGAAGAATTAGAAGAATTTTAAATTTAATACTAATATAGTTTTATTGAACTAAATATAGTTATATTAAATATAATCATATTAAATACAGTTATATTAAATAAAATTCTATTAAATAAAGTTCTATTAAATACAGTTATATTAAATATAGTTATATTAAATGCAGTTATATTAATATATATTAATCTTAATGCATTATAATTTTCTATTAATTAATTTTCTAATAGAATCTAAAAGAATTCCATTTAACATTAAAAATAATCCTACTATTATTAACATTATAGCTATAACAGTAGGGCCAAAGTTAATACTTGTACCATTTAAATAATCATTTAAAAACCATATACCACTAATGATTCCTATTAAGAAAATTATAAACCCTGGTAATGTAAAGTAAATAAGAGGTCTTCTAAGTTCCATATCCTTAATTATTTTTAAAAGAACACCAACTCCATGAGTAATAGGATTTTCAGTAGACCCATCTAAATCATATCGGACAGTTATTGGAACTTCAACAACTTTGATTCCAGCTTCAGCAGCATCAGAAAGCATTTCACTTTCAATTCCAAAACCAGAATCATTAAGCTTAAAAAAAGGAATAGTTTTTTTTGAAAATGCTCTGAAACCACTTTGAGAATCAGTGATATTTAATCCTGAAGATATATTAGTAGCTTTATCTAAAACTTTTTGACCTACACGCCTATACCCAGGAGTATCATCTTCTTTTGAACCTTCTAAATATCTACTACCATTAACAAAATCAGCTTCACCTGAAATTATAGGTGCAACAAGTTGTGGAATTTCATCAGGGTTATTTTGACCATCACCATCAATTGTAACTATTATACTAAAAAATTCATCATAATTATTATTCTCGTTGAATGCATGAACAAAATTAAATCCTGACTTTAATCCTTGACCTTTTCCTAAATTACTAGAGTGAGAAATAACTTCAGCACCAGCTAATTTAGCCACATCTTCAGTTTTATCAGAACTTCCATCATTAACAACAATAACCTTATCCACATATTGTAAAGTTCTTAAGATAACACTTCCTAAAGCAACTTCTTCATTGAATGCAGGGATAATAGCTACAATTTTACTCATTTTATTACCTTATTTTAAAAACTAATCAATATTATAAAATTCTTTCATCCATTCAACAGTTTTTTCAATTCCTTCTTCAGGAGAAACCTTAGGTTCATGTTTTAAATCACGAATAGCTTTTGAAAAATCAATAGTTTTTACTTTTGTAGTGAAAGGTTCAGCTTCATGATAAGTTACAAGAGAGTCATCTATACCTACTGCATTAAGAACAATATCAGAATATTCTCTAATATCTTTTTCCCATTCTTGCTTACTTCCAACATTATATACTTCACCAGGAATGAAATTATCTACAATATTAGCAAAGGTATTTGCAGTATCTCCAACATAATCAATAATACGTTTATGTCCTTCATAAACATCATAACCTTGATTGTGAAGAGCTTTATAAATAAAAATTGGAATGAATCCTTTATATGGAGAATATTCTTCATGAGGACCATAACAATTTACAGGGCGAACTCTAACAGTTTCAGTTTCAAACATTGTAGCTGAATTCATACACATTAATTCTCCAGCCCATTTAGTAATTGCATAATCATTCATTTGATAAGTATCCTTTATAGGATTGTTGATCATTACATCTTCACCCATAACTCCATCATAATCACCATAAACTTCAGCAGAAGAAAAGAATATCATCTTAAAACCAAGTTTTTCTTGTAGGCGAATCATGTGTTTGGTTCCTATAACATTAGTTTCCCATAAGTTTTCATAGTAACCTTCACCATTCCATCTACCATACTCGGCAGCTAAATGATAAACAAAATCAAAGTCATCATTTTCCTCAAAGACACGTTCAATCTGACGATACTTACCAACATCAGCACGAATATAATTATCCCTTGGTTTATGTAAAAGGTCGCAAGCTAAAACTTCGTGACCTCTGTTTCTTAATTCATTACATAAGTTAGTTCCAATAAAACCTGCCCCACCAGTAATTAATATTCTTTGTGTCTCCATATAAACTCCTCATTACTTTTATACTTATGATTCTATGTTTATTTACCTATTATAAGCATTATATCATTATTATATCTAGTATATTGTGTAATTAATTATTTAATATAATATTATGTAAATATTTTCTAATATACTATTTATTAATATAGTATTAAATATAGTATTTCTTAATATACTATTTCTAATATTATATTTCTTAATATAATATTTCTTAATATAATTTCCTAATATAATATTTTTAATATATTGTATAATAATACTATGTAAATATTTTGTAATATAATAATTTATAATATACTGTAGTATAATAATTATGTAATATACTGTATATTGTAATTTATTATAGTTATCATAGTTTAATTATATACTCTTTTAATTATCTTTTATATTTAATATGCTCCTTATTTTTATATTTGGCATATTTTTCATATTTTATAAAATATTCATCAAGATTATTAGGATAATTACTTCTAATAAAATCAAATGAACTTAGATTTTTAAAATCATTGATAATTTCTTTTAAAAGAAGTATTTCTTCTCTTGAATCATCTAAAAGTTCTTTTGTAATTTCTAATCTATGTTTTTGCTTTAAAAATTCATCAGATAATTTTTGAGAATCATTTAATTTTTTTTCAATATCAATAGTTTCATATTTGATGATTTCTTTTTTAAGATTGTCTTTCTCATTTCTAATGTCTAATAAACGATTCTGACAATATTCTAATTTATTTTCAACTAATTCTAATTCAGTTTTTGTTTTAGATAATTCTTTTTTAACTCTTTCAAATTCTTCTTTTAAATTAGAATCCATTTAAATCACTGAAATTTTATATTATTAAGCAAAAAACAAGAATAAGGGAAGAATATTAAATAATTATAGCTATTGAAATTATAATAATAAAGTTAATAACAATATACTAAATACAATATAATAAATAATCCATATTAATATTAAAAATAATACTATTAAAAATAAATATTAAGAATATAATTGAAGAATAATCAATAATAGCATTACTAACATTATTAAAAGTTGTTAATAATAATATAAGAGTAATTAATAGTATACATTAATAAAATTATTATATTATATCAAAAAATTAATCATTTAAAGCTATAACATCCTTTAAATATTTTATTAATTCATTTTTAGCTTCTTCATCATCCATAGCAAATTCTATAGAAGTTTTTAGCCATTCAATCCTATTACCAATATCATAGGTTTTTCCTTCAAAAACTTGACCATAAATACTATCTAATTTTGCTAAAGCATCAGTTAATTGGATTTCTCCACCAAAACCAGGTTCAGTATTCTCAATATGTTCAAAAATATCTGGAGTTAGAACATATCTACCCATAATAGCTAAATTAGAAGGTGCTTCTTCAACTTTTGGCTTTTCAACAAGTTTTTCAATATTATATAATAAACTTTCAACTTCAGTTCCTTTTATTATACCATATCTTTCTACTTTTTCACAGGGAACTCTTTCAACAGCTATTGCAGAAGCATTAAACTTTTTATAAACATCAATTAATTGTTGTGTACAAGGAATGGTACTTTTTGTTATGGTATCACCTAGCATTACAGCAAAAGGTTCATCTCCAACATGTTTTTCAGCACAATAAATAGCATCCCCAAGACCTTTCTGAGTCTTCTGTCTTACATAATAAATATCAGCAAGATCAGAGATTTCTTTAACTTGTTCTAGGTAATCATTTTTATTATGTTCTTTTAAATGATATTCAAGTTCAAAAGATCTATCAAAGTGGTCTTCAATAGGTCTTTTACCTTTACCAGTGACTATTAAAATATCTTCAATTCCAGAAGCTACTGCTTCTTCAATAACATATTGGATTGTTGGTTTATCAAATACTGGTAACATCTCTTTTGGTTGAGCTTTAGTAGCAGGTAAAAACCTTGTTCCTAAACCTGCTGCTGGAATAACTGCTTTCATAATAACACTCACATTATAATTGTAATGGTTTATAATAATAATTTAATTTATAATAGTTTATAATATATAGTTCATAATATAGTTTATAATAATAGTTTATAATAATAGTTTATAATAATAGTTTATAATAATAGTTTATAATAATAGTTTATAATAATAGTTTATAATAATAGTTTATAATATAGTTATATTCATCATAATTGTATTTAAACATATCTAAATATATAATTAATCTTATTTAATCTAATATTATTAGTTTTATAATAATAATTAAAGAGATTAAAGAATTAATTATATAAATGAAACTTTAATGTTAATGAAACAATAAACAACAAAAGAAGATGAATAATGAAATAAAATAAATAATGAAATAAAATTAATAATAAAATAAACAACAAATAGAAATAAAACTACAAACAATTCAAAAATAATATTATTAAAAATATTATTAAAAATAAATCAGCTTATAATATTGTAAAAATGGTGCAGGGAACGGGATTCGAACCCGCGAAGGGACTAACCCAATAGGCCCTCAACCTATCGCCTTTGACCGCTCGACCATCCCTGCAAAAGAATAGACACTAAACCAAATGGAATTTATGTCTAATAAATTAATATTAAATAATACTAAGTAATTAAAACAAGTATTTATTGTTATTTCTCTTTAAGTATTTAAACTTTTCTCTTATTTTATATAAAAAAATTATAATTTTATAGTTATATAATTAATATCATGGCTTTATAATTATTATATCTTTATAATTATTATAATTATAATTATTATATGACTAATATCATAAATTTATAATAATATTGTAATTTATAGTTTATATCTTAGCATAATAACTCCTACTCATCCCTACTTATTTTTTTTTTTGAGTAGACTACTGCTGTTGAAGATTTTTTAAGATTAAGATTAGAAGCCTTAAAAACAAACTTATTCTGCTTTTTATCAAAAACATAATTAGTATTTCTAGATTTACGAACCTTAACCAAACTATAAGTCTTAGGAATATTAATAACATAACTATTAGAAACCAGCCAATGATACCGATTCTTATAAATATGTTTTTGAACTACAGTATCACGACCATTCCAAACATTAAGCTTTCTCTTAATCTTAAAACTAATTTTCACAACCTTATCATAATCCAAACTATTAACAAAAACCTTCAAAATCCTTGTCTTCTTATCAAAAGAATACTTAACATTATTTGAACCAACAAAACTCACCAAATTATAAGCAGCATTGATGTTAAACTTAAATACTTTAGACCCAGTCAATTTCCCAAAGTTACGAATAAGATAACTATACTTTACAATCTTTTTACCCACTTTGTCAGTAGAAATAATTTTAGAAAACTCTTGCTTTTGAATATCAACAGCCAAAACACTAAAACTAGAATTCTTAGAAACAGCATTAGTATAATTAACATTACCACTATAACCCACACTTAAAACATGATCACCTATACCAATACTAGAAGATTTAATTGTGATATTCCATTTGCCATTAACAAGAGGAACATTCCAAGATTTACCACTAACTTTCACAGTAACAAAGCCAGTTGGAAAACTACCGCCCACAATTCCAGACACATTACCACTAACAATAATACTCTTACCATAATTAACATCACCCACACGACTAACAAAAACCTCAGGATGAGCAGGAGTAATACTAAAACTTAATTTATCATTAAATGCAGGAGTATAATTATTATCACCATCATAAGTTACATTAACAGTGTAAGATCCTGCACCATTATCAAAAGCACTAGAATTAGTAGTTTTAAAAGTATAACTCCAGTAACCAGTATTATCCAAATCAACAATCACAGCATTACCATTGTTAAAGTGTATTGTAACATTACCAGTCGGAACACTTCCCACACCAACAACATTACCTGTAACAGTAACATTATTTCCATAAACAACATCATTTACAGGATTAACAATAAGCACAGGACTAGTCTGGAAAATATTAAAGCTTATTGTATCATTAAGAGCATGAGTATAATTATTATCACCATTGTAAGTTACATTAACAGTGTAAAATCCCAAACCATCAGTGAAGAAACTATGATCAGTAGTATTGAAAGTATAACTCCAACCACCAAGAGTATCTAAACTGATAGTAATATTTTCACCATTATTAAAGTGTATAGTAACAGTTCCAGTTGGAATAAT
This window contains:
- a CDS encoding glycosyltransferase family 2 protein, giving the protein MSKIVAIIPAFNEEVALGSVILRTLQYVDKVIVVNDGSSDKTEDVAKLAGAEVISHSSNLGKGQGLKSGFNFVHAFNENNNYDEFFSIIVTIDGDGQNNPDEIPQLVAPIISGEADFVNGSRYLEGSKEDDTPGYRRVGQKVLDKATNISSGLNITDSQSGFRAFSKKTIPFFKLNDSGFGIESEMLSDAAEAGIKVVEVPITVRYDLDGSTENPITHGVGVLLKIIKDMELRRPLIYFTLPGFIIFLIGIISGIWFLNDYLNGTSINFGPTVIAIMLIIVGLFLMLNGILLDSIRKLINRKL
- a CDS encoding NAD-dependent epimerase/dehydratase family protein encodes the protein METQRILITGGAGFIGTNLCNELRNRGHEVLACDLLHKPRDNYIRADVGKYRQIERVFEENDDFDFVYHLAAEYGRWNGEGYYENLWETNVIGTKHMIRLQEKLGFKMIFFSSAEVYGDYDGVMGEDVMINNPIKDTYQMNDYAITKWAGELMCMNSATMFETETVRVRPVNCYGPHEEYSPYKGFIPIFIYKALHNQGYDVYEGHKRIIDYVGDTANTFANIVDNFIPGEVYNVGSKQEWEKDIREYSDIVLNAVGIDDSLVTYHEAEPFTTKVKTIDFSKAIRDLKHEPKVSPEEGIEKTVEWMKEFYNID
- the galU gene encoding UTP--glucose-1-phosphate uridylyltransferase GalU encodes the protein MKAVIPAAGLGTRFLPATKAQPKEMLPVFDKPTIQYVIEEAVASGIEDILIVTGKGKRPIEDHFDRSFELEYHLKEHNKNDYLEQVKEISDLADIYYVRQKTQKGLGDAIYCAEKHVGDEPFAVMLGDTITKSTIPCTQQLIDVYKKFNASAIAVERVPCEKVERYGIIKGTEVESLLYNIEKLVEKPKVEEAPSNLAIMGRYVLTPDIFEHIENTEPGFGGEIQLTDALAKLDSIYGQVFEGKTYDIGNRIEWLKTSIEFAMDDEEAKNELIKYLKDVIALND